In the Deltaproteobacteria bacterium genome, CTCCCCGAGGACGATCCCCGGCTCGCGAAGCTCGATCCCGAGCAGGCGGCGAAGCTGGCTCCCGTGCTCGACGCGATGGACAAGATCATCGCCCGCGCGCAGGCCAACGCCGCCGGGCGAGAGGGCGCGGCGATGGCGCCGCAAGGCGAGCCGGTGCCCGAGGAGACGCCCCCGGCCCCCTTCCCCACCGATCGTGAGGGCATCCAGGCCGCGATCCGGACCGCCCTCCCGGCGGTGAAGGAGTGCTACGAGGCCTGGCTCCTGGCCAACCCGGAGCTGGAGGGGAAGCTCACGGTCGCGTTCGAGATCCTCCCGGATCACGATGACCCCACCCTGGGAGTGATCGACTCGGCCAAGGTACAGGAGAGCGGCCTGGGGAACGCCTTCCTGGACGGCTGCGTGGTAGCCTCCCTCGGCGACCTCGTCTTCGAGGCGCCCGCCGACGGGAAGGTATCCGTCACCTACCCCTTCCGGTTCGAGCACAGGGAGAACCCATGAGCACCCCCAACCTCGCCATCTTCGCGGACTTCGAGAACGTCGCCATCGGCGTGCGAGACGCCAAGTACGACAAGTTCGACGTGAGCCTGGTGCTCGAGCGCCTCCTCGACAAGGGGAAGATCGTGGTGAAGAAGGCCTACGCCGACTGGGACCGCTACAAGGCGGACCGCCGGCCCCTGCACGAGGCGGCCTTCGAGCTCATCGAGATCCCCCACGTCTCCTACTCGGGGAAGAACTCGGCCGACATCCGGATGGTCGTGGACGCCCTGGACCTCTGCTACACGAAGGAGCACGTGCAGGTCTTCGTGATCGTCAGCGGGGACTCGGACTTCTCTCCCCTGGTGAGCAAGCTGCGGGAGAACGACAAGACGGTCATCGGGGTCGGGGTGAAGAACTCCTCCAGCGACCTGCTCATCGAGAACTGCGACGAGTTCATCTACTACGACGAGCTGGTCCAGAAGAAGGACGGCCGGGGACGCCGCAAGAAGAGCTCGGGCGGCGCCCGGAAGAGCAAGAAGGCCGCGGCCCGGACCGAGAAGCCGGCCGAGGGAGAGGGCGACCCCCAGGAGGCCTTCGCCCTGGTCATCGATCAGGTCGAGGCCCTGCTCGCCGAGCGCGATCAGCCGCCGCACGCCTCGATGGTGAAGCAGACCCTCAAGCGCAAGCGGCCGAACTTCAGCGAGGGCTACTACGGCTTCCGCACCTTCAACGACCTGGTCGAGGAGGCGGAGCGGCGGGGTCTGCTCGTCCTCACCAAGGACCAGAAGGGCGGCGGCTACGTCGTCGAGGGGCTGGGCGAGGAGGCCTGATTCCCCGTCTGGAGGCCTCCCTCCGGCCCGGGAACGCAGCTGCCCGGCGCGTCGTTGTATGACGCGCTGAGCCAGAGTATAGAGGGGCCCTCGCGGCGCCCTCCCCTCCACCGCTTCGGGCGCCGTGTCCCTTCTCTTCGACACGAGGACTCCCCCATGACGGCACGCATCATCTGGACGAAGATCGACGAGGCTCCGGCGCTCGCCACCTACTCCCTGCTCCCCATCGTGCAGGCCTACCTGAAGGGCACCGGCATCGAGGTCGAGACGAGCGACATCTCCCTCGCCGGCCGGATCATCGCCAACTTCCCCGAGAAGCTCTCCGACGATCAGAAGGTCGCCGATCACCTGACCGAGCTCGGCGAGCTCGCCAAGACGCCGGCGGCGAACATCATCAAGCTGCCGAACATCTCGGCCTCGATCCCCCAGCTCCAGGACGCCATCAAGGAGCTCCAGGAGAAGGGCTACGACATCCCGGACTATCCGGAGGAGCCCAAGACCGACGAGGAGAAGGCCCTGCAGAAGCGCTTCGCCGCCTGCCTCGGCTCGGCGGTGAACCCGGTGCTGCGTGAGGGCAACTCCGACCGCCGCGCCGCGACCAGCGTGAAGAAGTTCGCCCAGAAGCACCCGCACCGGATGATGAAGCCCTGGCCCGAGTCCGGCTCCAAGGCCCGCGTCGCCCACATGGACGACAAGGACTTCTACGCGTCCGAGAAGTCGATCACCATGAAGGCCGCCGGCGAGGTCCGCATCGAGTTCGTCGGCGACGGCGAGACCAAGGTCCTGAAGGAGAGCCTGAAGCTGCAGGAGGGCGAGGTTGTAGACAGCTCCGTGATGAACGTCGCCGCGCTGCGGAAGTTCTACGCCGAGCAGATCGAGGAGGCGAAGAAGGACGGCGTCCTGCTCTCGCTGCACCTCAAGGCGACCATGATGAAGATCTCCGATCCCATCATGTTCGGCCACGCCGTCTCGGTGTACTACGCCGCCGCCCTCGACAAGCACGCCGCCGCCCTCAAGGAGATCGGCGCCAACGTGAACAACGGCCTGCAGGACGTGCTCGACAAGCTCGACCGCCTGCCCGCCGACAAGAAGGCCGAGATCGAGGCGGACATCGCCGCGGTCTACGAGACCCAGCCGGCCCTGGCGATGGTCGACTCCCGCAAGGGCATCACCAACCTGCACGTCCCCAACAACATCATCGTCGACGCCTCCATGCCGAACGTCGTGCGTGACGGCGGCAAGATGTGGAACAACGACGACGAGCTGCAGGACTGCATCGCGATGGTCCCCGATCGCTGCTACGCGACGATGTACGCGGAGATCCTCGAGGACGCGAAGGCCAAGGGCCAGTTCGATCCCTCCACCATGGGCAGCGTCTCGAACGTCGGCCTGATGGCGCAGAAGGCCGAGGAGTACGGCTCCCACGACAAGACCTTCGAGGCGCCGGCCAGCGGCAAGATCAACGTCGTCGACGCCGCCAGCGGCGAGGTCCTCCTCGAGCAGGTCGTCGAGAAGGGCGACATCTTCCGCGCCTGCCAGGCCAAGGACGAGCCGATCCGCGACTGGGTCAAGCTCGCCGTCACCCGCGCCCGCGCCTCGGGCGAGCCGGCCATCTTCTGGCTCGACGCCAACCGCGGCCACGACGCCCAGATCATCGAGAAGGTGAAGAAGTACCTCCCCGAGCACGACACCGCCGGTCTCACGATCGAGATCATGGACCCGCGCGCAGCCATGAAGTTCTCCCTCGAGCGCGTCCGCAAGGGCGAGAACACCATCGCGGTCACCGGCAACGTCCTTCGTGACTACCTCACCGATCTCTTCCCGATCCTCGAGCTCGGCACCTCCGCCCGGATGCTCTCGATCGTCCCCCTCCTCCAGGGAGGCGGCCTCTTCGAGACCGGCGCCGGCGGCTCCGCTCCGAAGCACGTGCAGCAGTTCCTCAAGGAGGGGCACCTGCGCTGGGACTCCCTGGGCGAGTACTGCGCCCTCGTGCCCTCGCTGGAGCAGGCCGCCAAGTTCTCGGGCAACGAGACCGCGAACCTGATGGCGAAGACCCTCGACACCGCCATCGGCACCTACCTCGAGAACGCCCGCTACCCCTCGCGGAAGGTCAACGAGATCGACAACCGGGGCAGCACCTTCTTCCTCGCCCTCTACTGGGCGCAGGCGCTGGCGGCCCAGGACGAGGACCCCAAGCTCAAGGCCCGCTTCAAGGAGGTCGCCGAGGAGCTCGGCAAGCACGAGGAGGCGATCGCCCAGGAGATGATCGACTGCCAGGGTGAAGCCGTCGACGTCGGCGGCTACTACCTCTTCGACGACGCCAAGACCGAGAAGGCCATGCGGCCGAGCGAGACCTTCAACAAGGTCATCGACGCGCTCTAGACCCCTCTGGAGCGTGACACCCGGGCCCGCGCCGCCTCTCTTCAGGTGGTGCGGGCCTTCGTGTCTCCGGGACTTTTTACCCGGGTAGTATTGCCTTCAGTATTTTTACCCGGATATAAATCGTCCCATGAACATCGATTCGAAGCTCCACGTCGCCTTCGTCGGCGAGCACCTGCTCGCCCGCGGTCCCCTCTCCGAGGTCGCGATGGCCATGAAGGCCCGCCTGGAGGCGGGCGAGAAGGGCCGGATCGCCCTCTACGAGGACGAGAGCGGCCGGGTGCTGGACCTCGATCTGCGAGGCACCGACGAGGAGGCCCTGGCCCGGCTCCCCGGAGGCGCCGCCGCCCCTCCGAGCAAGCGGGGTCCGGGGCGGCCGAAGCTGGGCGTGACCTCCCGGGAGATCTCCCTGCTCCCCCGCCACTGGGAGTGGCTCGCCGGCCAGCGGGGGGGCGCCTCCGCGACCCTGCGGCGGCTGGTGGACGAGGCCCGCAAGGCGGAGGTCCCGGCCGAGACGCTCCTGCGCCGCGCCCTCGACGCGGCCCACGCCTTCCTCTCGGATCTCAGCGGCGATCGAGCGGGCTTCGAGGAGGTGCTGCGAGCCCTCTACGCGAAGGACGTGGCGCGGGTCGGGGACCTCGTCGCCGACTGGCCGCACGACATCCGCGAGCAGCTGGAGCGCTACCTGGAGCGCGCCTCCGCGGCGCTCGCCCGCCAGGGCTGAGAGCCTCCGGGATCCTCGACGCACCCGGTCTTGAAAGGCCCCGGGGGCCGTGAGAAGGGAAGCCCTTTCCGCTGCTCCCGCGGCCGGGGTCGGGGACCCTTCTTTGGGCCCGTCGGGAGCTCCATCTCGCCGGAGGAGCGCATGGCCTCGCAAGGTCTCGACCAAGACACCCTGGATATGCTGCTGGACACCCTGCAGCGCTTCTCCGACCGGCAGATGCCGCCGGAGAAGCTCCTCGAGCTCGACGCGAAGAACGAGTTCCCGAAGCCCCTCATCGAAGAGATGCTCGGCCCCGACATCGGCCTGCACCTCCTCTTCATTCCGGAGGAGCAGGAGGGCCTGGGCGGCGGCGCCTACGACGTCTACCGGGTCTCCGAGGCCATGGCCCGCACCGACCTCGGCATCGCCACCGCCTTCCTGGCGATCTTCCTCGGCACCGATCCGATCGTGGTCGGCGGCACCGAGGCCCAGAAGCAGAAGTGGATGAGCAAGATCGCCGAGGGGCGCATCGTCGCCTACGCGGTGACCGAGCCCCTCGCCGGCTCGGAGCTCTCCAACATCAAGACCCGCGCCGAGCGGGTGATGGAGGGCGATCGGATCACGGGCTACAAGCTCAACGGCGCCAAGCAGTTCATCACCAACGGCTCGGTGGCCTCGATCTACACCGTGCTCGCCATGGCCCCGGACGGCCCGACCTTCTTCGTGGTCGAGGGTGGCACCGAGGGCTTCGAGCCCGGCAAGCACGAGGACAAGCACGGCATCCGCTCCTCGGACACCTCGCCCATCTCCATCGAGGACGTCTTCGTCCCCGTCGAGAACCTCCTCGGTGACGTCGAGGGCAAGGGCCTGATCCACGCCCAGTCGGTCTTCGGCTTCACCCGCCTGATGGTCGCCGCCTTCGGCCTCGGTGGGGGCGACGCGGCGATGAAGCGCGCCATCCGCTACTCGCGGGAGCGGATCCAGGCCGGCTCCCCCCTGTGCGAGAAGCCCGGCTACACCCACAAGCTCATCGTGCCGCACGTCACCACGCTGGAGGCCTGCCGCGCCTACACCGTCGAGACCGCCCGGCGCCTCGACGCCGGCGAGCCCGAGCTCCAGACCGAGGGCGCCATCGCCAAGCTGCTCGCCACCGAGGCGGGCAACGCCGCCGCCGACGCCGCGGTGCAGGCCCACGGTGGCTACGGCTACATCCGCGAGTACCAGGTCGAGAAGATCCGCCGCGACGTGCGCATCACGACCATCTACGAGGGCACCAGCGAGATCATGGAGTGGACGATCTCCCGCGACCGCTGGCGGACCCACCTGCAGCAGAAGGGTGAGTTCTACCGGCAGATGGCCTCGAGGCTCGAGACCCTCCACCGGGAGGACGACGCCGTCGGCGCGAGCGTCGCCGCCCTCGCCCTGCGCGCCCTCCTCGAGACCGTCGAGCGCGCCCGGGCCGCGAGGCTCACCCGCCACCAGCACCACCTCTTCCGCCTCGGCGAGCTCATGGCCAAGGCCGAGGTGGCCGCGAACTTCTCCCTCTACGCCGCCGGCAAGGGCAGCGAGCGCTACGCGGCCTACTTCGCCCCCAAGGCGCTGAAGGCCATGGCCCGGGTCTACGCCCGGGAGACCGCCCTCACCATCGCCGAGGGCTCCATCCGGATGCTGCGCGGCGGCGACGCCGTGAGCCCGGTGGAGATGCCCCAGCTCGAGAGGGACCTGGGCCTGACCGCCATCAACTCGGCGATGGGCGGCCAGGTCGCCGACCTCGACGAGGTCGCCCGGGCCATCAACGAACAGGACGCGGAGGCCGAGTAGGCCCCGTTCGCGAGTAGAGAGTCGTAGCTCTAGCAGGAGACCGTCGTGTCCAACGCCATCATCGATCCCAGCCAGCGCGCCGTCGCCGTCGTCGGACTCGGCGCCATCCTCCCCGACGCCAGCGACGTCGCCACCTTCTGGCAGAACGTCCTGGCCGGACGCAGCTCGATCACCGAGGTGCCCGCCAGCCGCTGGTCCGCCGCCGACTACTACGACCCGGACCCGGCCGTCCCGGACAAGACCTACTCGAAGATCGGCGGCTGGGTCGCCGACCAGCCCTTCGACTCGCGCAAGTACCGCATCCCCCCGAAGGTCGCCGATCAGATGGACGAGGGGCAGCGCTGGGGCGTGCTGGCCGCGGGTGAGGCCCTCGAGGATCTGAAGGCCCCCCTCGATCTGGAGAACACCGGCGTCATCGTCGGCAACGCCATGGGCGGCGAGAAGCACTACCGCTCCTCCCTGCGCCTCGCCGAGCCCGAGATCCTCGGCGCCCTCGAGGCCACCCCCGGCTGGGCGGGCCTCGACGCGGCGGCCCGCCAGGCGCTCGCCCGGGGGCTGCACGATCAGCTGGCCGCCCGCTACCCCGAGACCACCGAGGACACGATGCCCGGTGAGCTCACCAACATCATGTCCGGGCGCATCGCCGCGGTCTTCAACCTGCGGGGCCCGAACTACACCACCGACGCCGCCTGCGCCTCCTCCCTGGCCGCCCTCGACGCGGCGATCCAGGGCCTGGTCGATCGCCACTTCGACGCGGTGGTCACCGGCGGCATGGACCGCAACATGGGGGCGAGCACCTTCATCAAGTTCGCCAAGATCGGCGCGCTCTCCCCGGACGGCTCCCGCCCCTACGCGGCCGGCTCCAACGGCTTCGTCATGGGTGAGGGCGGCGCCCTCTTCGTCCTCAAGCGCCTCGCCGACGCCGAGCGCGACGGTGACCGCATCTACGCCGTGATCCGCTCGGTGGGCGCCTCCTCCGACGGCAAGGGCAAGGGCATCACTGCCCCCAACCCCATCGGCCAGATCCTCGCCGTGCAGCGGGCCTGGCAGCGGGCCGGCCTCGAGCCCAACACCGCCACCCTCATCGAGGGCCACGGCACCTCGACCCCGGTGGGCGACGTCGTGGAGGTCGAGTCCCTCGCCAAGGTCATCGGCCCGGGCGCGCGGCCCGGCAGCATCGCCCTGGGCTCGATCAAGTCGCAGATCGGCCACCTCAAGAGCGGCGCCGGCGCCGCGGGCCTGCTCAAGGCCGTGCTCGCCGTCCACCACAAGGTGCTGCCGCCCTCGATCAACTTCGGATCCCCGAACCCCAACGTCGACTACGCCGCGACGCCCTTCTTCGTGAACACCGAGGCCCGCACCTGGGAGCAGCCCGCGGGCGTGCCCCGGCGCGCCGGCGTCTCCGCCTTCGGCTTCGGCGGCACCAACTTCCACGTCGTGGTCGAGGAGCACCAGCCGGGCGTGCTGACCGCCCGGCAGCCGATGGTGTCGGTGCCGGCCGCGATCGGCGCCGCCGCCCAGGGCGGGGTGCAGGCCCTCCCCGCCCCCCTGGGCGATCTGCTCACCCTCGGGGCGAGCAGCGCCGACGCCCTGGCCTCGAAGCTGGGCGAGGCCCTCGAGACCGCGAAGCGCGGGCCGCTGCCCGAGCGGGTCGCCCCCTCGGGAGAGACCCTCGACGCCCCCCACCGCCTGGCCCTCGCCTTCGAGGATCGCGAGGACCTCCTCGACAAGGGCGAGCGCGCCCTGCAGGCCTTCGCCAAGGGCAAGCCGGCGGCCTGGCGCCGCCTGCGCTCGAAGGGTGGCCACTACGGCACCGGTGACGCTGGCAAGCTCGCCTTCCTCTATCCGGGCCAGGGCTCGCAGTACGTGAACATGCTGCGCTCGCTCCAGGACGAGGAGGTCGTGCGCCGAACCTTCGCCGAGGCCGACGAGGTGATGACGCCGATCCTCGGCAAGCCGCTCACCGAGTACGTCTTCTTCGACGGCGACGACGACGCCGCGAAGGCCGCGGCGGAGGAGGCCCTCAAGGACACCACCGTCTGCCAGCCGGCGGTGCTCGCCACCTCGGTGGCGCTGACCCGGCTCCTCGCCGAGCACGGCATCGTGCCCGACATGGTCATGGGCCACAGCCTCGGAGAGTGGGGCGCGGTGGTCGCCGCCGGGATGCTCCCCTTCGACAAGGCCCTGGTGGCCGTCAGCGCCCGCGCCCAGGGCATGGCCGAGGTCTCGCTCGACGACCCGGGGAAGATGGCCTCGGTGCTCGGCGCCCGCGCCGAGGTCGAGGCGAAGCTCGCCGAGCTGGACGGCTACGTCGTCGCCGCGAACATCAACTCGACCCGCCAGACCGTCATCGCCGGCACCTCGAAGGACGTCGAGGCGGCCGTCGAGGCCTTCAACGCGATGGGCATGACCGCTCAGCTCATCCCGGTCTCCCACGCCTTCCACTCGAAGATCGTCGCGCCGGCCACCAAGGTCCTGCGCGAGACCATCGAGTCGATGCCGGTGACGCCCCCGAAGATCCCGATCATCTCGGACGTCGACGGCCAGTTCTACCCCGACACCGAGGCCGGCCTGCCCGAGGTGCGGGACCGCCTGGCCCGGCAGATGGCCTCGCCGGTGCAGTTCGTCGACGGCATCGAGACCCTCCACGCCGCCGGCGCCCGGGTCTTCCTCGAGGTCGGCCCGAAGCGGGTCCTCACCGGCTTCGCCGAGGACATCGTCGGCAGCAGGGAGGGGGTCCTCACGCTCTCGACGAACCACCCCAAGCGGGGTGACGTGGGCAGCTTCCACGACGCCATGTGCGGGCTCCACGCCGCCGGCTTCCCCCGCGCCGCGCAGCGGCCGCGCCCGGTGGCCCTGCCCCCGCCGCAGCCGGTGGCCGCGCCCCCCGCTCCGGTGAGCGCGCCTGCGCCGGTGGCCGCTGCGCCGGCCGCCCCGAGCGCCGCCGGTCCAGACTACCAGGCCCTCGGACACCTCTTCGCCAGCTTCCTGGAGCAGGGGATGGCTCTCTACCAGGGGATCGGGGAGAGGCCGCAGACGCCGACGTTGAGGCCGACGCCGACTGCGGGCCCGGTCGCCACGGCTGCACCCGTGCAGCGGGGGTCCGTCGTGGTCTCGGGCGCCGGCCTGGGCCTGCCCGGCACGAGCGGCCGCGTCTTCGACGACGCCAACATCGATCGCATCCTCGCCGGCGAGAGCTTCATCGAGGCGATCCCCGAGGCGAAGCGCGAGGAGATGCTCGAGCGCAACGTCGTGCGGCTGGTGAAGCGCGACGTCGGCGAGCCCTCGATGGATCCGGTCACCGACACCTCCGAGGTGATCCGCCTGGCCGCCCGCCGGGGCGCCTTCGACCTGGCCGCCGAGTTCGGCATCGACGCCCCCCGGGTCGAGGCCTTCGACATCACCACCCGCCTGGCCATCGGCGCCGCCCTCGAGGCCCTCAAGGACGCGGGCATCCCGCTGGTGCGCCGCTACCGCAAGGCCACGACCGGCAAGATGCTCCCGGGCGCCTGGCAGCTCCCCGAGTCCTTCGCCGACGAGACCGGCATCGTCTTCGCCTCGGCCTTCCCGGGCGTGGACAACCTGGTCGACCACCTCGACCGCTTCCACCGGGGGCGGCTGCAGGAGAAGGTCCTCGCCGAGCTGAAGGAGCTGCGCGAGGGAACCACCGACGCCGAGACGAAGAGCCGCCTCGACGCTCGCATCGCCGAGCTGGAGCAGGCCGCGGCCGAGTCGCGCTACGTCTTCGACCGGCGCTTCCTCTTCCAGATCCTCTCGATGGGTCACTCCCAGCTCGCCGAGCTCCTCGGCGCGCGAGGCCCGAACACCCAGGTGAACGCCGCCTGCGCGTCGACCACCCAGGCCGTGGCCATCGCCGAGGACTGGATCCGCAGCGGGCGCTGCCGCCGGGTGATCGTCGTCGCCGCCGACGACGTCACCTCCGACAACCTGCTGCCCTGGATCGGCACGGGCTTCCTCGCCACCGGCGCGGCCTCCACCGAGGAGGACGTCAAGCGGGCCGCCCTGCCCTTCGATCGCCGCCGCAACGGCATGCTCATCGGCATGGGCGCCTGCGGGCTGGTCCTCGAGGCCGAGGACGCCCTGCGCGAGCGCGGGATGCGCGGCATCTCCGAGCTCCTCTCCAGCGAGGTCGCCAACAGCGGCTTCCACGGCACGCGCCTCGACGTCGCCCACATCGGCGGCATCATGGAGCGGCTGGTGGCGACCGCCGAGCGGCGCCACGGGCTCGCCCGCCGGGAGCTCGCGAAGGAGCTGGTCTTCATCTCCCACGAGACCTACACCCCCGCCCGGGGTGGCAGCGCCTCGGCCGAGGTCCACGCCCTGCGCCAGACCTTCGGCGACGGCGCCGACGACATCGTCATCGCCAACACCAAGGGCTTCACCGGCCACCCCCAGGGGGCGGGCATCGAGGACGCGGTCACCGCGAAGATCCTCCAGAAGGGCATCGTCCCGCCGGTGCCGAACTTCCAGGAGCCCGACCCCGAGCTCGGCGCCCTGAACCTCTCCCGGGGCGGTGCGTACCCGGTGCGCTTCGCCCTGCGCCTGGCCGCGGGCTTCGGCTCGCAGGTGGCCATGAGCCTCTACCGCCGGATCCCCGGCTGTGAGCAGCGCGTCGCCGATCAGGCTGCCTACGATCGGTGGATCGCCGGCCTCGTCGGCCGCGACCAGGCCAACCTCGAGATCGTCGATCGCACCCTGCGGGTGAAGGACGCCGGCGCTCCGGGCGCCGCCGTCGCGGCCTCGCGCTGGACCTTCGGCGACACGCCGGCGGCGCTGGCCGAGGGTGCCGGGCAGCCGGTGGCCCGGGCGCAGCAGGCCATCGCGCCTGCGCTCGCACCTACCCCGGTGACTCCGGCGAGCCCTCCGCCGACGCAGAAGCAGACGCAGACGGCGGCCGTTCCCGCACCCGCACCCGCCGCCGCCGCAGTGGATCCGGTGGAGCAGGCGGTGCTGGCGGTGGTCTCCGCCAAGACGGGGTACGACACGGACATGCTCGAGCTCGACCTCGACCTCGAGGCCGACCTGGGCATCGACACCGTGAAGCAGGCCGAGGTCTTCGGCGAGGTCCGGGAGGCCTTCGACATCCCGCCCCAGGACGACCTGAAGCTCTCGGACTACCCGACCCTGGCGAGCGTGATCGGCTTCGTGCGCAAGCACCGCCCCGACCTCGCGGCGACCGTGCCCGCGCCGGCCCCGGCCGCCCAGGCCGCGCCCGCCCCCGCGCCGCAGGCCGCCCCGGTGGCGGCCGTCGACGTGGTCGCGCGGGCCGTGATGGCCGTCGTCAGCGCCAAGACGGGCTACGACGAGGACATGCTCGAGCTCGACCTCGACCTCGAGGCCGACCTGGGCATCGACACCGTGAAGCAGGCCGAGGTCTTCGGCGAGGTGCGCGAGCAGTTCGGCATCCCGCCCCAGGACGATCTGAAGCTCTCGGACTACCCGAGCCTGCAGCACGTCATCGACTTCGTGCGCAAGCACCGGCCGGATCTCGCGGCCGCGGCGCCCGTTCCAGTGACGGTGATGGGGACGGTGACGGGGACGGCGCCCGTAGCGCCGGCGGCGGATGGTGTGGACCCGGTAGTGGCGGCAGTCCTCTCGGTGGTCAGCGCCAAGACGGGCTACGATCAGGACATGCTCGAGCTCGACCTCGACCTCGAGGCCGACCTGGGCATCGACACCGTGAAGCAGGCCGAAGTCTTCGGGCAGGTGCGCGAGCAGTTCGACATCCCGCCCCAGGACGACCTCAAGCTCTCCGAGTACCCCACCCTGCAGCACGTCATCGACTTCGTGCGGCTGCATCGCTCGGATCTGGCGAGCCCCGAGTCCTGGGGAGCGCCCGCCGCGCCGGTCGAGCCGACCGGTCAGCCGGCGTGGGCCGTGGTCACCGGGGCAAACCCGGTGACGGGACCGGGGACGGGGACGGCGTCCGCAGGGCAGTCGACCGCCGGAATGGACCCGATCGCTCAGGCTGTGATGGCGGTCGTGTCGGAGAAGACGGGGTACGACGAGGACATGCTGGAGCTCGACCTCGATCTCGAGGCCGACCTGGGCATCGACACGGTGAAGCAGGCCGAGGTCTTCGGGCAGGT is a window encoding:
- a CDS encoding NYN domain-containing protein — encoded protein: MSTPNLAIFADFENVAIGVRDAKYDKFDVSLVLERLLDKGKIVVKKAYADWDRYKADRRPLHEAAFELIEIPHVSYSGKNSADIRMVVDALDLCYTKEHVQVFVIVSGDSDFSPLVSKLRENDKTVIGVGVKNSSSDLLIENCDEFIYYDELVQKKDGRGRRKKSSGGARKSKKAAARTEKPAEGEGDPQEAFALVIDQVEALLAERDQPPHASMVKQTLKRKRPNFSEGYYGFRTFNDLVEEAERRGLLVLTKDQKGGGYVVEGLGEEA
- a CDS encoding AgmX/PglI C-terminal domain-containing protein encodes the protein MKARILIRLALILGIAGLFLLYEVPLTKEGPSTSVGEAPRPPPDDDRRATFVSPVLELPAAGAPALPEDDPRLAKLDPEQAAKLAPVLDAMDKIIARAQANAAGREGAAMAPQGEPVPEETPPAPFPTDREGIQAAIRTALPAVKECYEAWLLANPELEGKLTVAFEILPDHDDPTLGVIDSAKVQESGLGNAFLDGCVVASLGDLVFEAPADGKVSVTYPFRFEHRENP
- a CDS encoding NADP-dependent isocitrate dehydrogenase produces the protein MTARIIWTKIDEAPALATYSLLPIVQAYLKGTGIEVETSDISLAGRIIANFPEKLSDDQKVADHLTELGELAKTPAANIIKLPNISASIPQLQDAIKELQEKGYDIPDYPEEPKTDEEKALQKRFAACLGSAVNPVLREGNSDRRAATSVKKFAQKHPHRMMKPWPESGSKARVAHMDDKDFYASEKSITMKAAGEVRIEFVGDGETKVLKESLKLQEGEVVDSSVMNVAALRKFYAEQIEEAKKDGVLLSLHLKATMMKISDPIMFGHAVSVYYAAALDKHAAALKEIGANVNNGLQDVLDKLDRLPADKKAEIEADIAAVYETQPALAMVDSRKGITNLHVPNNIIVDASMPNVVRDGGKMWNNDDELQDCIAMVPDRCYATMYAEILEDAKAKGQFDPSTMGSVSNVGLMAQKAEEYGSHDKTFEAPASGKINVVDAASGEVLLEQVVEKGDIFRACQAKDEPIRDWVKLAVTRARASGEPAIFWLDANRGHDAQIIEKVKKYLPEHDTAGLTIEIMDPRAAMKFSLERVRKGENTIAVTGNVLRDYLTDLFPILELGTSARMLSIVPLLQGGGLFETGAGGSAPKHVQQFLKEGHLRWDSLGEYCALVPSLEQAAKFSGNETANLMAKTLDTAIGTYLENARYPSRKVNEIDNRGSTFFLALYWAQALAAQDEDPKLKARFKEVAEELGKHEEAIAQEMIDCQGEAVDVGGYYLFDDAKTEKAMRPSETFNKVIDAL
- a CDS encoding DUF2239 family protein translates to MNIDSKLHVAFVGEHLLARGPLSEVAMAMKARLEAGEKGRIALYEDESGRVLDLDLRGTDEEALARLPGGAAAPPSKRGPGRPKLGVTSREISLLPRHWEWLAGQRGGASATLRRLVDEARKAEVPAETLLRRALDAAHAFLSDLSGDRAGFEEVLRALYAKDVARVGDLVADWPHDIREQLERYLERASAALARQG
- a CDS encoding acyl-CoA dehydrogenase family protein; protein product: MASQGLDQDTLDMLLDTLQRFSDRQMPPEKLLELDAKNEFPKPLIEEMLGPDIGLHLLFIPEEQEGLGGGAYDVYRVSEAMARTDLGIATAFLAIFLGTDPIVVGGTEAQKQKWMSKIAEGRIVAYAVTEPLAGSELSNIKTRAERVMEGDRITGYKLNGAKQFITNGSVASIYTVLAMAPDGPTFFVVEGGTEGFEPGKHEDKHGIRSSDTSPISIEDVFVPVENLLGDVEGKGLIHAQSVFGFTRLMVAAFGLGGGDAAMKRAIRYSRERIQAGSPLCEKPGYTHKLIVPHVTTLEACRAYTVETARRLDAGEPELQTEGAIAKLLATEAGNAAADAAVQAHGGYGYIREYQVEKIRRDVRITTIYEGTSEIMEWTISRDRWRTHLQQKGEFYRQMASRLETLHREDDAVGASVAALALRALLETVERARAARLTRHQHHLFRLGELMAKAEVAANFSLYAAGKGSERYAAYFAPKALKAMARVYARETALTIAEGSIRMLRGGDAVSPVEMPQLERDLGLTAINSAMGGQVADLDEVARAINEQDAEAE